From Asterias amurensis chromosome 3, ASM3211899v1, a single genomic window includes:
- the LOC139934728 gene encoding uncharacterized protein isoform X1, with protein MARVFLLWLVVAYAASVTVNAASGNPVSANDVLTPLSIVGKPTEQSTTYLAQYSSDKAVDGSQDTRLYPNGVCSHTHEEANPWWRVDLGAEHCIAKVTILNRGDCCSNRLTNAVVRMGLNNDVLTNEQCGSAVTAAQASPLGGTIEFNCESPMRAQYISVNIPSGGILQLCEVTVEELPLEVCSPPVVQAAPLPIVGMPTEQSTTYLAQYSSDKAVDGSQDTRLYPNGVCSHTHEEANPWWRVDLGAEHCIAKVTILNRGDCCSNRLTNAVVRVGLNSDVLTNDQCGSAVTAAQASPLGGTIEFNCESPMRAQYISVNIPSGGTLQLCEVTVEELPLEECPPALDIGRAELDIVGKPTEQSSDFNGKLTSDKAVDGSQDSLLNTNFKCSHTGKENAPWWRVDLEDAYTISKVTILNRGDCCNGRLTGAAVRAGMCGGEVTNNQQCGSSVTSEQAAVPGATIEFVCDPPLRARYVSVDLQSEEGEYLQLCEVTVEQVL; from the exons ATGGCGCGAGTGTTTCTTCTGTGGTTGGTGGTCGCCTATGCTGCCTCTGTGACGGTAAATGCG gCTTCTGGAAACCCTGTATCAGCGAACGATGTGTTGACAC CATTGTCAATCGTTGGGAAGCCGACCGAGCAAAGTACAACATACCTGGCCCAATACTCGTCAGATAAAGCTGTAGATGGGAGTCAGGACACCAGACTCTACCCAAACGGTGTCTGCTCTCACACTC ATGAAGAAGCCAATCCATGGTGGAGAGTAGATCTTGGAGCAGAACACTGCATTGCTAAAGTGACCATTCTCAACCGTGGAGACTGCTGCA GTAACCGTTTGACGAATGCCGTTGTTCGTATGGGTTTGAACAATGACGTCCTAACCAATGAGCAGTGTGGCTCGGCTGTGACGGCTGCACAAGCCTCACCATTGGGCGGAACCATCGAGTTCAACTGTGAGTCACCGATGAGGGCGCAATACATCAGTGTCAACATTCCATCAGGTGGTATTCTGCAACTTTGCGAAGTGACGGTTGAAGAACTTCCTTTGGAAGTGTGTTCCCCACCAGTAG TCCAGGCAGCACCTTTGCCAATCGTTGGGATGCCGACCGAGCAAAGTACAACATACCTGGCCCAGTACTCGTCAGATAAAGCTGTAGATGGGAGTCAGGACACCAGACTCTACCCAAACGGCGTCTGCTCTCACACTC ATGAAGAAGCCAACCCATGGTGGAGAGTAGATCTTGGAGCAGAACACTGCATTGCTAAAGTGACCATTCTCAACCGTGGAGACTGCTGCA GTAACCGTTTGACGAATGCCGTTGTTCGGGTGGGTTTGAACAGTGACGTCTTAACCAATGACCAGTGTGGCTCGGCTGTGACGGCTGCACAAGCCTCACCATTGGGCGGAACCATCGAATTCAACTGTGAGTCACCGATGAGGGCGCAATACATCAGTGTCAACATTCCATCAGGTGGTACTCTGCAACTTTGCGAAGTGACGGTTGAAGAACTTCCTTTGGAAGAATGTCCTCCAGCGTTAGACATCGGTAGGG CGGAACTTGACATCGTTGGAAAACCGACGGAACAAAGTAGCGACTTCAATGGAAAGCTAACATCAGATAAAGCTGTAGACGGTAGTCAGGATAGCCTGCTTAACACTAATTTCAAGTGTTCACACACAG GTAAAGAGAACGCCCCCTGGTGGCGAGTTGATCTGGAAGATGCGTACACCATCTCAAAGGTCACCATCCTCAATCGCGGGGACTGCTGCA ACGGGCGTTTGACGGGGGCTGCTGTCCGTGCTGGAATGTGCGGCGGTGAGGTGACCAACAACCAGCAGTGTGGCTCGTCTGTTACCAGCGAACAAGCCGCAGTACCAGGTGCAACCATCGAGTTCGTGTGTGACCCACCGCTGAGGGCGCGCTATGTTAGCGTTGATCTTCAATCCGAAGAAGGAGAGTACCTACAGCTGTGTGAAGTGACGGTGGAACAAGTCCTATAA
- the LOC139934728 gene encoding uncharacterized protein isoform X3 has protein sequence MARVFLLWLVVAYAASVTVNAASGNPVSANDVLTPLSIVGKPTEQSTTYLAQYSSDKAVDGSQDTRLYPNGVCSHTHEEANPWWRVDLGAEHCIAKVTILNRGDCCSNRLTNAVVRMGLNNDVLTNEQCGSAVTAAQASPLGGTIEFNCESPMRAQYISVNIPSGGILQLCEVTVEELPLEVCSPPVAPLPIVGMPTEQSTTYLAQYSSDKAVDGSQDTRLYPNGVCSHTHEEANPWWRVDLGAEHCIAKVTILNRGDCCSNRLTNAVVRVGLNSDVLTNDQCGSAVTAAQASPLGGTIEFNCESPMRAQYISVNIPSGGTLQLCEVTVEELPLEECPPALDIGRAELDIVGKPTEQSSDFNGKLTSDKAVDGSQDSLLNTNFKCSHTGKENAPWWRVDLEDAYTISKVTILNRGDCCNGRLTGAAVRAGMCGGEVTNNQQCGSSVTSEQAAVPGATIEFVCDPPLRARYVSVDLQSEEGEYLQLCEVTVEQVL, from the exons ATGGCGCGAGTGTTTCTTCTGTGGTTGGTGGTCGCCTATGCTGCCTCTGTGACGGTAAATGCG gCTTCTGGAAACCCTGTATCAGCGAACGATGTGTTGACAC CATTGTCAATCGTTGGGAAGCCGACCGAGCAAAGTACAACATACCTGGCCCAATACTCGTCAGATAAAGCTGTAGATGGGAGTCAGGACACCAGACTCTACCCAAACGGTGTCTGCTCTCACACTC ATGAAGAAGCCAATCCATGGTGGAGAGTAGATCTTGGAGCAGAACACTGCATTGCTAAAGTGACCATTCTCAACCGTGGAGACTGCTGCA GTAACCGTTTGACGAATGCCGTTGTTCGTATGGGTTTGAACAATGACGTCCTAACCAATGAGCAGTGTGGCTCGGCTGTGACGGCTGCACAAGCCTCACCATTGGGCGGAACCATCGAGTTCAACTGTGAGTCACCGATGAGGGCGCAATACATCAGTGTCAACATTCCATCAGGTGGTATTCTGCAACTTTGCGAAGTGACGGTTGAAGAACTTCCTTTGGAAGTGTGTTCCCCACCAGTAG CACCTTTGCCAATCGTTGGGATGCCGACCGAGCAAAGTACAACATACCTGGCCCAGTACTCGTCAGATAAAGCTGTAGATGGGAGTCAGGACACCAGACTCTACCCAAACGGCGTCTGCTCTCACACTC ATGAAGAAGCCAACCCATGGTGGAGAGTAGATCTTGGAGCAGAACACTGCATTGCTAAAGTGACCATTCTCAACCGTGGAGACTGCTGCA GTAACCGTTTGACGAATGCCGTTGTTCGGGTGGGTTTGAACAGTGACGTCTTAACCAATGACCAGTGTGGCTCGGCTGTGACGGCTGCACAAGCCTCACCATTGGGCGGAACCATCGAATTCAACTGTGAGTCACCGATGAGGGCGCAATACATCAGTGTCAACATTCCATCAGGTGGTACTCTGCAACTTTGCGAAGTGACGGTTGAAGAACTTCCTTTGGAAGAATGTCCTCCAGCGTTAGACATCGGTAGGG CGGAACTTGACATCGTTGGAAAACCGACGGAACAAAGTAGCGACTTCAATGGAAAGCTAACATCAGATAAAGCTGTAGACGGTAGTCAGGATAGCCTGCTTAACACTAATTTCAAGTGTTCACACACAG GTAAAGAGAACGCCCCCTGGTGGCGAGTTGATCTGGAAGATGCGTACACCATCTCAAAGGTCACCATCCTCAATCGCGGGGACTGCTGCA ACGGGCGTTTGACGGGGGCTGCTGTCCGTGCTGGAATGTGCGGCGGTGAGGTGACCAACAACCAGCAGTGTGGCTCGTCTGTTACCAGCGAACAAGCCGCAGTACCAGGTGCAACCATCGAGTTCGTGTGTGACCCACCGCTGAGGGCGCGCTATGTTAGCGTTGATCTTCAATCCGAAGAAGGAGAGTACCTACAGCTGTGTGAAGTGACGGTGGAACAAGTCCTATAA
- the LOC139934728 gene encoding uncharacterized protein isoform X2 produces MARVFLLWLVVAYAASVTVNAASGNPVSANDVLTPLSIVGKPTEQSTTYLAQYSSDKAVDGSQDTRLYPNGVCSHTHEEANPWWRVDLGAEHCIAKVTILNRGDCCSNRLTNAVVRMGLNNDVLTNEQCGSAVTAAQASPLGGTIEFNCESPMRAQYISVNIPSGGILQLCEVTVEELPLEVCSPPVAAPLPIVGMPTEQSTTYLAQYSSDKAVDGSQDTRLYPNGVCSHTHEEANPWWRVDLGAEHCIAKVTILNRGDCCSNRLTNAVVRVGLNSDVLTNDQCGSAVTAAQASPLGGTIEFNCESPMRAQYISVNIPSGGTLQLCEVTVEELPLEECPPALDIGRAELDIVGKPTEQSSDFNGKLTSDKAVDGSQDSLLNTNFKCSHTGKENAPWWRVDLEDAYTISKVTILNRGDCCNGRLTGAAVRAGMCGGEVTNNQQCGSSVTSEQAAVPGATIEFVCDPPLRARYVSVDLQSEEGEYLQLCEVTVEQVL; encoded by the exons ATGGCGCGAGTGTTTCTTCTGTGGTTGGTGGTCGCCTATGCTGCCTCTGTGACGGTAAATGCG gCTTCTGGAAACCCTGTATCAGCGAACGATGTGTTGACAC CATTGTCAATCGTTGGGAAGCCGACCGAGCAAAGTACAACATACCTGGCCCAATACTCGTCAGATAAAGCTGTAGATGGGAGTCAGGACACCAGACTCTACCCAAACGGTGTCTGCTCTCACACTC ATGAAGAAGCCAATCCATGGTGGAGAGTAGATCTTGGAGCAGAACACTGCATTGCTAAAGTGACCATTCTCAACCGTGGAGACTGCTGCA GTAACCGTTTGACGAATGCCGTTGTTCGTATGGGTTTGAACAATGACGTCCTAACCAATGAGCAGTGTGGCTCGGCTGTGACGGCTGCACAAGCCTCACCATTGGGCGGAACCATCGAGTTCAACTGTGAGTCACCGATGAGGGCGCAATACATCAGTGTCAACATTCCATCAGGTGGTATTCTGCAACTTTGCGAAGTGACGGTTGAAGAACTTCCTTTGGAAGTGTGTTCCCCACCAGTAG CAGCACCTTTGCCAATCGTTGGGATGCCGACCGAGCAAAGTACAACATACCTGGCCCAGTACTCGTCAGATAAAGCTGTAGATGGGAGTCAGGACACCAGACTCTACCCAAACGGCGTCTGCTCTCACACTC ATGAAGAAGCCAACCCATGGTGGAGAGTAGATCTTGGAGCAGAACACTGCATTGCTAAAGTGACCATTCTCAACCGTGGAGACTGCTGCA GTAACCGTTTGACGAATGCCGTTGTTCGGGTGGGTTTGAACAGTGACGTCTTAACCAATGACCAGTGTGGCTCGGCTGTGACGGCTGCACAAGCCTCACCATTGGGCGGAACCATCGAATTCAACTGTGAGTCACCGATGAGGGCGCAATACATCAGTGTCAACATTCCATCAGGTGGTACTCTGCAACTTTGCGAAGTGACGGTTGAAGAACTTCCTTTGGAAGAATGTCCTCCAGCGTTAGACATCGGTAGGG CGGAACTTGACATCGTTGGAAAACCGACGGAACAAAGTAGCGACTTCAATGGAAAGCTAACATCAGATAAAGCTGTAGACGGTAGTCAGGATAGCCTGCTTAACACTAATTTCAAGTGTTCACACACAG GTAAAGAGAACGCCCCCTGGTGGCGAGTTGATCTGGAAGATGCGTACACCATCTCAAAGGTCACCATCCTCAATCGCGGGGACTGCTGCA ACGGGCGTTTGACGGGGGCTGCTGTCCGTGCTGGAATGTGCGGCGGTGAGGTGACCAACAACCAGCAGTGTGGCTCGTCTGTTACCAGCGAACAAGCCGCAGTACCAGGTGCAACCATCGAGTTCGTGTGTGACCCACCGCTGAGGGCGCGCTATGTTAGCGTTGATCTTCAATCCGAAGAAGGAGAGTACCTACAGCTGTGTGAAGTGACGGTGGAACAAGTCCTATAA